The proteins below are encoded in one region of Saccharomyces kudriavzevii IFO 1802 strain IFO1802 genome assembly, chromosome: 5:
- the MIT1 gene encoding Mit1p (similar to Saccharomyces cerevisiae MIT1 (YEL007W); ancestral locus Anc_7.132) produces MDIEPTFKGYIEDEDDALLILQATLDGKLKHIPRRPYEIERPYLIVSGSIFVFIEEISGIKRWTDGVSWSPSRISGKFLIYKELDKENSNVNSNSTSSGNADSTIVPDGTSGAKNNSSSSKIKLPPLKNHQFDLPPTMAHSNFESDQESSISPSNRSNLPLKYTGLVKKTISVKLKRPPFNSVENLHIVSYYSVKDIKQNCLATPKASPFLKDIRPSQELIVAMENTTLGNVKNNSTTNTSSSNNINNKSNSSTPLNTVISTNNNSANINAAGSNQFTSANKNYYYKNDESSGYQINQFAPALPSTTLMYTTNPPYITQSPDNANSTGMNTHSSNNTNPNGNNNINSNTGNNNNSSRFPNGSFAYSTAGDFINQQQQGQISYPFYYTTIPINNPNYYTTQPPNPVANTATNDNQNYSTSSTQHPYYGHPTESQSASATTGAPGASGTTENGLPVSNMQPLLHQANNNNPSATSSTTSYPIYSMNVNVPYYSSSAYKRAQESTTSNPNAEPSGTAGTNSGTMLSNPAYANSQQYTPSQVYYQGFPQYAMASAQNPSMYQHQHQHPLPTVYPITASQQNIINSSHALNTIGSDPQHHHCQQEPNDHKNFAMGHPNNNILNITNNDTMNNLNTNTSTTTQ; encoded by the coding sequence ATATCGAGCCTACTTTCAAAGGAtatattgaagatgaagatgacgcTTTGCTTATCCTCCAAGCGACCTTGGATGGTAAGTTGAAACATATACCAAGAAGACCCtatgaaattgaaagacCCTATCTAATTGTTTCCGGTAGCATATTCgttttcattgaagaaatctcCGGCATCAAGAGATGGACTGATGGCGTTTCTTGGTCTCCATCTAGGATATCGGGCAAATTTTTAATATACAAAGAACTCGATAAAGAAAACTCCAACGTTAATTCTAATAGCACGTCGAGTGGCAATGCCGACTCCACCATCGTACCAGATGGAACATCTGGTGCAAAGAAtaattcttcttcgtcgAAAATTAAGCTACCTCCTTTGAAGAATCATCAATTTGATTTACCACCTACTATGGCtcattcaaattttgaatcagACCAAGAGTCATCCATTTCTCCATCAAATCGTTCCAATTTGCCATTAAAATACACCGGcttggtgaaaaaaacaatatcaGTGAAGCTGAAGAGACCTCCATTCAATtctgttgaaaatttaCACATTGTCTCGTACTATTCTGTAAAGGATATCAAACAAAATTGTTTAGCGACGCCTAAGGCCTCTCCTTTTCTAAAAGATATCAGACCTTCACAAGAACTAATTGTCGCCATGGAAAACACGACTTTGGGCAATGTGAAAAATAACTCAACCACTAATACAAGCAGTTCTAATAATATAAACAACAAAAGTAACTCTTCCACTCCTCTAAATACTGTTATTTCcacaaataataatagtgcTAATATAAATGCTGCTGGCAGTAATCAATTCACTAGtgcaaacaaaaattattattataaaaatgatgaaagcTCTGGATATCAGATCAATCAATTTGCCCCCGCGTTGCCATCGACAACTTTAATGTATACAACGAATCCACCTTATATTACTCAATCTCCCGATAATGCAAACTCCACTGGCATGAATACTCATAGTAGCAATAACACTAATCCTAACggtaacaataatattaatagTAATACTGGAAACAATAACAACTCAAGTAGATTTCCCAATGGCTCCTTTGCATATAGTACTGCTGGCGATTTCATTAACCAGCAACAGCAAGGGCAAATTTCTTACCCCTTCTACTATACAACGATTCCAATAAATAATCCGAATTACTATACCACACAGCCCCCAAATCCTGTAGCGAACACGGCAACAAACGATAATCAAAATTATTCCACTTCTTCAACACAACACCCTTATTATGGCCACCCTACCGAAAGTCAATCAGCATCAGCAACCACAGGCGCTCCTGGCGCTTCTGGTACAACCGAAAATGGGCTGCCTGTTTCTAATATGCAACCATTACTCCATCAGgccaataataacaacCCAAGCGCCACTTCTTCTACAACTTCTTATCCGATATATTCTATGAACGTGAACGTTCCTTATTACAGCTCCTCTGCATACAAGAGAGCCCAAGAGAGTACTACTTCGAACCCAAACGCGGAACCTTCTGGAACAGCAGGCACGAATTCAGGCACAATGTTATCGAATCCTGCATACGCCAATTCTCAACAATACACTCCATCGCAAGTGTATTATCAAGGGTTTCCGCAGTATGCCATGGCTAGTGCCCAGAATCCATCAATGTACCAGCATCAACACCAGCATCCTTTGCCCACAGTATACCCAATAACGGCGTCGCAACAAAACATAATAAATTCAAGCCACGCTTTGAATACTATTGGATCAGACCCTCAacatcatcattgtcaGCAAGAGCCCAACGATCATAAAAACTTTGCCATGGGGCATCCGAATAATAACATATTAAACATCACTAACAATGATACGATGAACAATCTCAATACAAATACTTCAACTACAACACAATAA